The Streptomyces sp. P9-A4 genome contains a region encoding:
- a CDS encoding SsgA family sporulation/cell division regulator, with protein MSAVIEQAVQARLVASAPRMETVPATLRYDRGDPYAVSMAFPPPATLEGVEVSWAFARELLVQGVERPAGDGDVRLRPYGYDRTVVEFHAPEGVAMVHVRTSELRRFLERSQHLVPEGREHQYLDWDQDLAELLRERP; from the coding sequence TTGTCCGCCGTCATCGAGCAGGCCGTCCAGGCCCGACTGGTCGCATCCGCTCCGCGCATGGAGACCGTCCCCGCCACGCTGCGGTACGACCGCGGTGATCCGTACGCCGTGAGCATGGCGTTCCCGCCCCCGGCGACCCTGGAGGGCGTCGAGGTGTCGTGGGCGTTCGCGCGTGAACTCCTGGTGCAGGGCGTCGAGCGCCCGGCCGGGGACGGGGACGTACGGCTGCGCCCGTACGGGTACGACCGCACGGTGGTCGAGTTCCACGCCCCCGAGGGGGTCGCGATGGTCCACGTGCGGACCTCGGAGCTGCGCCGCTTCCTGGAGCGCTCACAGCATCTGGTGCCGGAGGGGCGCGAGCACCAGTACCTGGACTGGGACCAGGATCTGGCGGAGCTGCTGCGCGAGCGCCCTTAG
- a CDS encoding YciI family protein, with protein sequence MFVLELTYTAPVERVDALLDAHIEWLDEQYAAGLFIASGRKNPRDGGVILAAGVDRAQIEKIAAADPFSAEGVCAYRITEFYATKTADGLAAFREQLPS encoded by the coding sequence ATGTTCGTACTGGAATTGACCTACACCGCGCCCGTCGAGCGGGTCGACGCGCTGCTCGACGCGCACATCGAGTGGCTCGACGAGCAGTACGCCGCAGGCCTGTTCATCGCGTCCGGGCGGAAGAATCCGCGCGACGGCGGGGTGATCCTGGCCGCCGGGGTCGACCGCGCGCAGATCGAGAAGATCGCGGCGGCCGACCCGTTCAGCGCCGAGGGCGTGTGCGCGTACCGCATCACGGAGTTCTACGCGACGAAGACGGCGGACGGGCTGGCGGCCTTCCGGGAACAGCTGCCTTCGTAG
- a CDS encoding VOC family protein, translating to MIGRLRCLVLDCPDAEELAWFYGQLVGGRIDRPDPRWAVGEGSVVLRGEGGPVLAFQSVADHRPPVWGAPEQQFLLDVLVDDLGAAHESVLALGAVPLDGGGGDPARRVYADPAGHPFRLVGL from the coding sequence GTGATCGGGCGCCTTCGGTGCCTCGTGCTCGACTGCCCAGACGCCGAGGAACTGGCCTGGTTCTACGGGCAGTTGGTCGGCGGCCGGATCGACCGCCCCGATCCCCGGTGGGCCGTCGGCGAGGGCTCCGTCGTGCTGCGCGGCGAGGGCGGGCCGGTACTCGCCTTCCAGAGCGTGGCCGATCACCGGCCGCCCGTCTGGGGCGCGCCCGAGCAGCAGTTCCTCCTCGATGTGCTGGTCGACGACCTGGGCGCCGCCCACGAGTCCGTCCTCGCGCTCGGGGCGGTCCCGCTCGACGGCGGGGGCGGCGACCCGGCCCGACGCGTCTACGCGGACCCGGCGGGCCACCCCTTCCGCCTGGTAGGGCTCTGA
- a CDS encoding ABC-F family ATP-binding cassette domain-containing protein → MAHHPTFITCNSLSFSWPDGTTVLDDFRLAVGPGRTGLVGLNGSGKSTLLKLIAGELAPASGTVQVTGELGYLPQNLVLDTTRRVDEILGIDAKRAALHAIESGDPAEEHFTVLGDDWDVEERARATLDQLGLGAVGLDRTVGEVSGGESVLLRLAALLLARPDVLLLDEPTNNLDRQARARLYEAVENWSGVLVVVSHDRELLERVDQIADLRDGTVAWYGGAWSDYEAALAAEQDAAERMVRVAEADVQRQKRELSDAQMKLARRKRFGQKSYENNVVPKIVANNRRSEAQVSAGKHRALHTERLSEARERLDAAVELVRDDDEIRVELPRTSVPPGREVLRLKDLELRYGARVDGEFELRGPERIALVGRNGAGKTTLLRTIAGELEPVAGETDARVPLRFLPQRLDVLDDGLSIVENVARFAPTATGNTIRARLARFLFRGARADQPVGTLSGGERFRATLAALLLAEPAPQLLMLDEPTNNLDMASVRKLTAALDAYEGALIVASHDVTFLESLGITRWLLLDGALRPTTAEEVRETAPAPRRGPALTVE, encoded by the coding sequence ATGGCGCATCACCCCACGTTCATCACCTGTAACTCGCTCTCCTTCTCCTGGCCCGACGGCACCACGGTCCTCGACGACTTCCGGCTCGCGGTCGGACCCGGCCGCACCGGTCTCGTCGGACTGAACGGCTCCGGCAAGTCCACGCTCCTCAAGCTGATCGCCGGTGAGCTGGCCCCGGCCTCCGGCACCGTCCAGGTCACGGGCGAACTCGGCTACCTCCCGCAGAACCTCGTGCTCGACACGACTCGGCGGGTCGACGAGATCCTCGGCATCGACGCGAAGCGGGCCGCCCTGCACGCCATCGAGTCGGGCGACCCCGCGGAGGAGCACTTCACCGTGCTCGGCGACGACTGGGACGTGGAGGAGCGGGCCCGCGCCACCCTCGACCAGCTCGGGCTGGGGGCCGTCGGTCTCGACCGGACCGTCGGCGAGGTCTCGGGCGGCGAGTCCGTACTCCTCCGCCTGGCCGCGCTGCTGCTCGCCCGCCCCGACGTCCTGCTGCTCGACGAGCCGACGAACAACCTGGACCGACAGGCCCGGGCCCGGCTGTACGAGGCCGTGGAGAACTGGTCCGGCGTCCTGGTCGTGGTCAGTCACGACCGTGAGCTCCTGGAGCGCGTCGACCAGATCGCCGATCTGCGCGACGGAACCGTCGCCTGGTACGGCGGCGCCTGGTCCGACTACGAGGCGGCGCTCGCCGCCGAGCAGGACGCGGCGGAGCGGATGGTGCGGGTCGCCGAGGCCGACGTACAGCGCCAGAAGCGGGAACTCTCCGACGCCCAGATGAAGCTGGCCCGCCGGAAGCGCTTCGGGCAGAAGAGCTACGAGAACAACGTCGTCCCGAAGATCGTGGCGAACAACCGCAGGAGCGAGGCCCAGGTCTCGGCGGGCAAGCACCGCGCCCTGCACACGGAGCGTCTCTCCGAGGCGCGGGAGCGGCTCGACGCCGCGGTGGAGCTGGTGCGGGACGACGACGAGATCCGCGTCGAGCTGCCCCGCACCTCGGTGCCGCCGGGCCGTGAGGTGCTGCGCCTCAAGGACCTGGAGCTGCGGTACGGAGCCCGGGTGGACGGGGAGTTCGAGCTGCGCGGTCCGGAGCGGATCGCGTTGGTCGGCCGTAACGGCGCGGGGAAGACGACGCTGCTGCGGACGATCGCCGGGGAGCTCGAACCGGTGGCGGGCGAGACGGACGCACGGGTGCCGTTGCGCTTCCTGCCGCAGCGGCTCGACGTCCTCGACGACGGGCTGAGCATCGTGGAGAACGTGGCCCGGTTCGCGCCCACCGCGACGGGGAACACGATCCGGGCCCGGCTGGCGCGCTTCCTGTTCCGGGGTGCGCGGGCCGATCAGCCCGTGGGCACCCTGTCGGGCGGGGAGCGGTTCCGGGCGACGCTCGCGGCGCTGCTGCTCGCCGAGCCGGCTCCGCAGTTGCTGATGCTGGACGAGCCGACGAACAACCTGGACATGGCGTCGGTACGGAAGCTCACGGCGGCGCTCGACGCCTACGAGGGGGCGCTGATCGTGGCGAGCCACGACGTGACGTTCCTGGAGTCGCTCGGAATCACCCGCTGGCTGCTGCTCGACGGAGCACTGCGGCCGACGACGGCGGAGGAGGTCAGGGAGACGGCCCCGGCTCCCCGTCGTGGACCGGCCCTAACGGTGGAGTAA
- the mmpA gene encoding morphogenic membrane protein MmpA, with the protein MTTSLPAPPRSVGRGLNLVLAGAVLVATAWACAMVYVLFAWAAA; encoded by the coding sequence ATGACGACTTCCCTTCCCGCTCCGCCGCGTTCCGTCGGGCGCGGCCTGAACCTGGTCCTCGCCGGTGCGGTCCTCGTCGCCACGGCGTGGGCCTGCGCCATGGTGTACGTGCTCTTCGCCTGGGCCGCGGCGTGA
- a CDS encoding saccharopine dehydrogenase family protein yields the protein MGRGAGARPYDVVLFGATGFVGELTAEYLAGHAPAECRWALAGRSLGKLEALRDRLAAGRPHLAELPLLVADSADPGSLRELAESTRVVATTVGPYVWYGDGLVAACAEAGTDCVDLTGEAEFVDQTYVRHDARARETGARIVHACGFDSVPHDLGVYFTVRQLPQDVPLRVDGFVRAGATFSGGTFASALTAFGRGREILRAARERHLHEPRLVGRRARAPIGGPRFSRETGTWALPLPTLDPQVVARSARAIDRYGPDFRYRHYASVKTLPVAIGGSAAIGTGVLAAQLPPVREWLMNRYQAGQGPSAERRARSWFTVRFVGEGGGRRVFTEVSGGDPGYDETAKMLAESALCLAFDPLPKTAGQVTTAVAMGDALIDRLRAAGIRFRVAHRG from the coding sequence ATGGGACGCGGGGCCGGAGCGAGGCCGTACGACGTGGTCCTCTTCGGGGCGACCGGATTCGTCGGCGAGCTCACCGCGGAGTACCTGGCCGGCCACGCCCCGGCGGAGTGCCGCTGGGCGCTGGCCGGGCGCAGCCTTGGCAAGCTGGAGGCCCTGCGGGACCGGCTCGCCGCGGGCCGGCCGCACCTCGCGGAGCTGCCGCTGCTCGTCGCGGACTCCGCCGACCCCGGCTCGCTGCGCGAACTCGCCGAGTCCACGCGGGTGGTGGCCACCACCGTCGGACCGTACGTCTGGTACGGCGACGGGCTCGTCGCCGCCTGCGCGGAGGCCGGCACGGACTGCGTGGACCTCACCGGCGAGGCCGAGTTCGTCGATCAGACGTACGTACGGCACGACGCCCGCGCCCGGGAGACCGGCGCCCGCATCGTGCACGCCTGCGGTTTCGACTCCGTCCCGCACGACCTGGGCGTCTACTTCACCGTGCGGCAGCTCCCGCAGGACGTACCGCTCCGCGTGGACGGCTTCGTCCGGGCCGGGGCCACCTTCTCCGGCGGCACCTTCGCCTCCGCCCTCACCGCGTTCGGCCGGGGCCGGGAGATCCTGCGGGCCGCGCGCGAACGGCACCTGCACGAACCGCGCCTGGTCGGGCGCCGGGCCCGTGCGCCGATCGGCGGGCCGCGCTTCAGCCGGGAGACCGGCACCTGGGCGCTGCCGCTGCCGACGCTCGACCCGCAGGTCGTGGCCCGCTCGGCCAGGGCCATCGACCGCTACGGACCGGACTTCCGCTACCGGCACTACGCCTCCGTGAAGACGCTCCCGGTCGCCATCGGAGGCTCCGCGGCCATCGGCACGGGCGTCCTCGCCGCCCAACTCCCGCCCGTACGCGAGTGGCTGATGAACCGTTACCAGGCGGGTCAGGGGCCGTCCGCCGAGCGTCGCGCGCGCAGCTGGTTCACCGTCCGGTTCGTCGGCGAGGGCGGCGGACGGCGGGTCTTCACCGAGGTCTCGGGCGGCGACCCGGGCTACGACGAGACGGCGAAGATGCTCGCCGAGTCGGCCCTCTGCCTGGCCTTCGACCCGCTGCCGAAGACGGCGGGCCAGGTGACCACGGCGGTCGCGATGGGCGACGCGCTGATCGACCGGCTCCGCGCGGCGGGCATCCGCTTCCGGGTGGCCCACCGGGGCTGA
- a CDS encoding endonuclease V, whose protein sequence is MTIIDIPAGWPADETSARAVQRELRGRLVREEEGPAVGEGHVTGLDVAYDDERDLVAAAAVVLDARTLEVVEEVTAVGRVSFPYVPGLLAFREIPTVLAALDRLAADPGLLVCDGYGLAHPRRFGLASHLGVLTGLPSLGVAKNPFTFTYEQPGPERGEFAPLLADGEEVGRALRSQAGVKPVFVSVGHRISLANACAHTLHLTPRYRIPETTRHADSLCRRALKEAIGEV, encoded by the coding sequence ATGACGATCATCGACATTCCGGCCGGCTGGCCCGCAGACGAGACCTCCGCCCGAGCCGTCCAGCGGGAACTGCGCGGGCGCCTCGTGCGCGAGGAAGAGGGGCCCGCGGTCGGCGAGGGCCACGTCACCGGCCTCGACGTGGCCTACGACGACGAGCGGGACCTCGTCGCCGCCGCGGCCGTCGTGCTCGACGCGCGGACCCTGGAGGTCGTCGAGGAGGTCACGGCCGTCGGCCGGGTCTCCTTTCCCTACGTCCCCGGGCTGCTCGCCTTCCGGGAGATCCCGACCGTGCTCGCCGCGCTCGACCGGCTGGCGGCCGACCCGGGCCTCCTCGTCTGCGACGGCTACGGCCTCGCCCACCCCCGCCGCTTCGGTCTCGCCAGCCACCTCGGGGTGCTCACCGGACTGCCGTCCCTCGGTGTCGCGAAGAACCCCTTCACCTTCACGTACGAGCAACCCGGCCCCGAGCGCGGTGAGTTCGCCCCGCTCCTGGCCGACGGCGAGGAGGTCGGCAGGGCCCTGCGCAGCCAGGCGGGCGTGAAGCCCGTGTTCGTCTCCGTCGGCCACCGGATCTCCCTCGCCAACGCCTGCGCCCACACCCTCCACCTCACCCCGCGCTACCGCATCCCGGAGACCACCCGTCACGCCGACTCCCTCTGCCGCCGCGCCCTGAAAGAGGCGATCGGGGAGGTTTGA
- a CDS encoding WD40/YVTN/BNR-like repeat-containing protein: MTSMGKTRRMMSVGLTGAALALTLAGPARAGETPTAATATDTADSRASADTATADGRASAPGPGAGFGAGATAPGWQLTPTGTDARFRGLAAVDRATAWAAGSKGTVLRTTDGGRSWRDVSPPGAGELEFRDVEAFDARRAVVLAIGEGEASRVLRTEDGGTTWTESFRNTDPRAFYDCMTFFDPRHGLAMSDPVDGKYRILSTRDGGRSWQVLPSAGMPDALPGEAGFAASGQCLVSAGPEDVWLATGGGATGRVLHSADRGVTWRATASPIPAGDPARGVFGLAFRDRAHGIAVGGDYRKDQPSPQAAAVTGDGGRTWRASATPPPAYRSGVAWLPHSRSAALAVGPTGTDLTTDGGRTWHTVDTGSYDTVDCTRDGTCWASGEKGRIARLTPGRPGGPLG, from the coding sequence ATGACGTCCATGGGGAAGACGAGACGAATGATGTCGGTGGGACTGACCGGGGCGGCGCTCGCGCTGACCCTGGCGGGCCCGGCGCGGGCCGGGGAGACCCCCACGGCGGCGACCGCCACCGACACGGCCGACAGCCGGGCGAGTGCGGACACGGCCACGGCCGACGGGCGAGCGAGTGCCCCCGGCCCCGGAGCCGGCTTCGGCGCCGGCGCCACCGCGCCCGGCTGGCAGCTCACGCCGACCGGCACCGACGCCCGCTTCCGGGGCCTCGCGGCCGTCGACCGGGCGACCGCCTGGGCCGCCGGTTCCAAGGGCACGGTGCTGCGGACCACCGACGGCGGCCGGAGCTGGCGAGACGTCTCGCCGCCGGGCGCGGGCGAGCTGGAGTTCCGTGACGTGGAGGCCTTCGACGCCCGCAGGGCCGTCGTCCTGGCCATCGGCGAGGGCGAGGCCTCGCGCGTCCTGCGCACCGAGGACGGCGGCACGACCTGGACCGAGTCCTTCCGCAACACCGACCCACGCGCCTTCTACGACTGCATGACCTTCTTCGACCCCCGTCACGGACTCGCCATGAGCGACCCTGTCGACGGGAAGTACCGCATCCTCTCCACCCGCGACGGCGGCCGTTCCTGGCAGGTGCTGCCGAGCGCCGGCATGCCGGACGCGCTCCCCGGCGAGGCGGGCTTCGCGGCGAGCGGCCAGTGCCTGGTCTCGGCCGGCCCCGAGGACGTATGGCTCGCGACGGGCGGCGGGGCCACCGGGCGCGTCCTGCACTCCGCCGACCGGGGGGTGACCTGGCGGGCCACCGCCTCCCCGATCCCGGCGGGCGACCCGGCCAGGGGAGTCTTCGGGCTCGCCTTCCGCGACCGCGCGCACGGCATCGCCGTCGGCGGCGACTACCGCAAGGACCAGCCGTCCCCGCAGGCCGCGGCGGTGACCGGGGACGGCGGCCGCACCTGGCGAGCCTCGGCCACGCCTCCGCCCGCGTACCGCTCCGGTGTCGCCTGGCTCCCGCACAGCAGGTCGGCGGCGCTGGCCGTCGGCCCGACGGGCACGGACCTGACGACCGACGGCGGCCGCACCTGGCACACGGTCGACACCGGCTCGTACGACACGGTGGACTGCACGCGCGACGGGACGTGCTGGGCCTCCGGCGAGAAGGGCCGCATCGCCCGGCTCACCCCCGGCCGACCGGGCGGGCCGCTGGGCTAG
- a CDS encoding CaiB/BaiF CoA transferase family protein, with the protein MRTTHTAGNGPLTGVRVVELAGIGPGPFAAMLLADLGADVVRVDRPGGAGLGIDPARDLTNRNKRSVVVDLKAESGPATVLDLVERADVLIEGYRPGVAERLGVGPDACLARNPRLVYGRMTGWGQDGPLAATAGHDIGYIAITGALGMVGPDPDGPPVIPANLVGDYAGGSLYLVIGVLAALQHARAHGEGQVVDAAIVDGTAHLTTMIHGMLATGGWQDRRGVNLLDGGCPFYGVYETSDGGHMAVGALEEQFYAEFVRLLDIEEIAPARRDFGRWPELREAVAERFRSRTREEWTAVFDGSDACVAPVLSLREAPSHPHLAARGTFTERDGIAQPAPAPRFSATPGTLRKGPALPGADTADVARDWAVPALESPAGTGTSPAGASPAGASPAGTSPARTQETEA; encoded by the coding sequence ATGAGGACGACGCACACCGCCGGGAACGGCCCGCTCACCGGGGTGCGGGTGGTCGAACTCGCCGGCATCGGCCCCGGTCCCTTCGCCGCGATGCTCCTCGCCGACCTCGGCGCCGACGTCGTCCGCGTCGACCGCCCCGGCGGCGCCGGTCTCGGGATCGACCCGGCCCGCGACCTCACCAACCGCAACAAGCGCTCCGTGGTCGTCGACCTCAAGGCGGAGAGCGGCCCCGCCACCGTCCTCGACCTGGTCGAACGCGCCGACGTCCTCATCGAGGGCTACCGGCCGGGAGTCGCCGAGCGCCTCGGCGTCGGCCCCGACGCCTGCCTGGCCCGCAACCCGCGACTCGTCTACGGACGGATGACCGGCTGGGGCCAGGACGGGCCGCTCGCCGCGACCGCCGGACACGACATCGGCTACATCGCGATCACCGGCGCGCTCGGCATGGTCGGCCCCGACCCCGACGGCCCGCCCGTCATCCCCGCCAACCTCGTCGGCGACTACGCGGGCGGCTCCCTCTACCTCGTCATCGGCGTCCTCGCCGCCCTTCAGCACGCCCGCGCGCACGGCGAGGGCCAGGTCGTCGACGCGGCCATCGTCGACGGCACCGCCCACCTCACCACCATGATCCACGGCATGCTCGCGACCGGCGGCTGGCAGGACCGCCGGGGCGTCAACCTCCTCGACGGCGGCTGCCCCTTCTACGGCGTCTACGAGACCTCCGACGGCGGCCACATGGCGGTCGGGGCCCTGGAGGAGCAGTTCTACGCGGAGTTCGTCCGCCTGCTCGACATCGAGGAGATCGCCCCCGCGCGCCGCGACTTCGGGCGCTGGCCCGAACTGCGCGAGGCCGTCGCCGAGCGCTTCCGGAGCCGTACCCGCGAGGAGTGGACCGCCGTCTTCGACGGCAGCGACGCCTGTGTCGCCCCCGTCCTCTCCCTGCGCGAGGCGCCGTCCCACCCCCACCTCGCCGCCCGGGGCACCTTCACCGAGCGGGACGGCATCGCGCAGCCGGCCCCCGCGCCCCGCTTCTCCGCCACCCCCGGCACCCTCCGAAAGGGCCCCGCCCTGCCCGGTGCCGACACGGCGGACGTCGCCCGCGACTGGGCCGTACCCGCCCTCGAAAGCCCCGCCGGAACCGGAACCAGCCCCGCCGGAGCCAGCCCCGCCGGAGCCAGCCCTGCCGGAACCAGCCCCGCCCGGACCCAGGAGAC
- a CDS encoding (4Fe-4S)-binding protein — MTDRTSERPPDEQPKLKEYEGEGITVTFEPRRCLHAAECVHGLPEVFDLSRRPWVLPDAAEPALVAEVVRRCPSGALQYHPAEGPAEHPDSPTTVHRTPSGQLVVRGDLLVSGTTGERHETRVMLCGCGASGNQPYCDHSGPCAEPDDDVPEQR; from the coding sequence ATGACCGACCGCACGAGCGAGCGCCCGCCCGACGAGCAGCCGAAGCTCAAGGAGTACGAGGGCGAGGGCATCACCGTCACGTTCGAGCCGCGCCGCTGTCTGCACGCGGCCGAATGCGTCCACGGGCTGCCCGAGGTCTTCGACCTCTCCCGGCGCCCCTGGGTGCTGCCCGACGCCGCCGAACCCGCCCTCGTCGCCGAGGTCGTCCGCCGCTGCCCCTCCGGAGCGCTCCAGTACCACCCGGCCGAGGGCCCCGCCGAGCACCCCGACTCCCCCACCACCGTGCACCGCACCCCCTCCGGCCAGCTCGTCGTGCGCGGCGACCTCCTCGTGAGCGGCACGACCGGCGAGCGGCACGAGACGCGGGTGATGCTGTGCGGCTGCGGGGCCTCGGGAAACCAGCCGTACTGCGACCACTCCGGACCCTGCGCCGAACCGGACGACGACGTCCCCGAGCAGCGCTGA